The following DNA comes from Nicotiana sylvestris chromosome 10, ASM39365v2, whole genome shotgun sequence.
gatttcatggaccgattcatgttcaacacagaaaatgcacctgatgtcttttacattcagaacctcaagaagaaaTCCACTGAGactttctgcgagtatgctactcattggaggtcggaagccgCCAAGGTCAGGCCCTCTTTTGACGAAGAATAGATAAATAAATTATTTGTCAGAGCACatgacccacaatattatgagagactgatggtcatcgaaaatcacaaattatctgatatcatcaagctcacGGAAatgatcgaggaaggaatcaagaacGGGATGGCAACAAACttcgaggcactgcaagccacgaataaggcactccaattaggtggcatatcgaagaaaagagatgttggggcagtaatggtggcccagggcccaaaaactccactcacatatcaaacacctctacctACATATCAGATAGCTCcacccacctatcaaacacctccacctgcATATCAAACACCTTTACCTACATACCAAGCatctccacctacataccaagcatcaccacctacatatcaaccctcatctcccagatattctcaaccagTGTCCATCGCACCtacaattcccaaccatcccacttccaatcaccaccaaattgccaaaattatccaatacCAAGACCCAATTTTGACTGCAAGCCACCcaaacaatacaccgccattgctgagtcTGTCGACCAATTGTATCAAAGATTAAAGGCCGCAGGTTACGTCACTTATATTCCCGCTATGGCGCTAGAAAAtccatctcaatgggtcaatctgaacaaaacctatgcataccactccggtatgaaagggcacaccactgctaAGTACCAAACACAGAAGGACAAGAGCCATacactaattgacaacaaggtcatacgaGCGAAGGACACTGCATTTAACGTCTGCagcaatcccctccctgatcatagaggtgacgatgtacatgttatagaaacaaatgaagaatgggaccctgaggggtcaattgggcttatccgagaaggcgatgacttcaaGGTTGCaatcacactcactcctattatGCTTCATACTTAGGCACCTATTGacgttgaggtaactgcatcagttccatttgaggtggaAGTAACTCTGCTCGCAaccacctccgctccatttgaagtagaagtggtcacatcTTTTACTATGatggtgtcaaccacacccccatttaACTCAAAATaaataccctaggattatgtcAACGAGGCTCGACGAAAAGGGAAGGCTAAAATAGAAGAATCTGATGCCGCACAAGGGATAACTAGAACTAGAAGAGTCTATACACTTGAACACCTGGGAAGTttaagtaaggatgccactactaggtagcctatcattgagaccggaATGGATGACGTGTGGAGGAAAGTATAGGCGAAAAAGTATTCTATTGTTGAttatctgaacaaagtccctgctcagatatctatcatgTCACTActacagaattcagaggcacacaagaatgccttgatgaaagtacCAAGCGAGGATTATGTACACAAtaatatcactggtggagaaatggccaacatggtcggttAGGTActagagagccataagattatcttcttcAAAGATGAGTTGCCGCCCGAaggtctgaatcacaatcgagcattgcacatTATGGTATAATTTGAAGACTAGTTCATTgtcagggtcctggttgatggaggttctagtCTGAATATCTGTCCACTGGAtaccctgaaaaggttggacaaaggtttccatgaaatacaaACCAGAAACATtaacgtgaaagctttcgatgggtcccagagggccacgatcggggagatcaacctttgcttgcaaatggggccaacttggttcgacgttgaattccaagtgttggGCATAcaagcctcatataatcttttgttgggatgCCCATTGATCCATGTTGTTGGAaccgtgccctccacactacatcaagccataACATTCGAATGAAATCGtcaagaggtaatcattcatggagatgggagtaaccccatctatattagtcaaaccatcccggtcattggacatagaaggaggctagggggaaacctatcattacattgaacgggtcaatgctgtCGAGAAGtataagtggtggagtaataaaatagaaagcatactagcatggttcggatatgaacctggcaaagggttgggaaagaacctccagggtATCACCAAGCCGATACGGCTGAAAAaccatggtaccacctttgggctcggataccactATACATGGAAAGAGTATAGGGAGTGGTCACCTCCATAGCggggaccgtattaccctcttgagcaaccagtACCccatttggaacaagctttccatcaagcagacacaatatggggaactactgaagaagaagcactagctgggctaAAGGACctgttcttggaagatgaggatatGGACTACAATGCCatattgaggaggaggaggaggaagaaggcctctccATTCAGACTGTGGCAAAAGGAGCTGTTCTCATAAACTGGACcgtcacaccatcccgagcccactGAGTCTCTGGTTAGCTTGGTAGAATTTATAGctgttctaggcatttaaaatttccagcaattttgttttaagatttctttgtttcaaaataaattctCGATTTGCCGAGCCGagctttgtttgaacaattttctcagttttaatcaaatgcatttatcctttttcattattcattactatttttatactttttccctttctacagtgttattattaatTTTCCTAATGAACCAGTGATTGTGGCGTGTAATaaggcaacacaacatgagaatagtgactcagaggaatatgatgagatacccgaggaaattgtcaggaaagttgagaattttgagaacaagcctaaatccaacttggacgaaacaaaagcagtaaatttgggagacgccgagaccgtcaaagagacccgcatcagcattcacttgtcaccaacagaaaaggaagagtacatccattttctaaaggaaCATGAGGATATCTTcacatggtcgtatgatgatatgaccagtttgagcacatctatagtagctcacaagttgcctaccaatcctatgtgtccgccagtcaagcagaaactcagaaaattcaaaccagacatgagtatGAAAATGAatgaggaagttaccaagcagatcaaaaccgaggttctcagggtggttgagtacccaatgtggttagctaacattgtgccggTTCCGAAGAAAGACGGGAATGTCCGAGTATGTGTtaattatcgggatttaaacagagcaagtccaatagacaacttcccactgccaaatatacatatcctgatcgataactgcgccaagcatgaactccaatactttgtagattgctttgcaggttatcaccagatctagatggatgaagaagatgcggagaagatagcttttattacaccttggggtgtatactgttacaagatgatgctattcggtctgaagaatgctggggccacttacatgagagccatgacaaccatttttccatgatatgatacacaaagaaatagaggtgtatgtggacgatgtcattatcaaatccaaaagggccACGGATCATATGgtagacttgaggaagttcttcgacaggctcagaaggtacaatttgaagttgaaccccgcgaagtgtgcattcggggtccttgcaggaaagttactgggattcattgtcagtcgccgagggatcgagctagattCGACTAAAGttaaagctattcaggagttaccaccacccaaaagcaaaaaggacatgatgagtttcctgggatgGCTCAACTACATctagccgattcatagcacagtccacaataatatgtgaacccatcttcaagatgctgaggaaataTGTCTAGataagttggaccgaggattgtcagaaaccttttgacaagatcaaggaatacctgtccacaccgccgattttggtcccaccagaacaaGGACGACCTTTGATGCCTTATCTATCCATGTTAGATGGagcctttggatgtgttttgggacaacatgatgagaagggaagaaaggagcaagccataattacctgagtaagaaatttacaccttatgaagcacgatattctctacttgaacgcacttgttgtgctttgacctggacaacccaaaagttgaagcattatttctgtgcctacactacatacctcatatccaggatggatcatctgaagtacatatttcagaagcccattcCTAcggggaagttggctaaatggcagatactactgagtgagtttgacatcgtctatgtaactcaaaagacagtcaagggacaagcattggcagatcacctcgctAAAATCcgatgggaggagaatacgaacccttaaaaacatattttcctgatgaagaagtatcattcataggatAAAACATTACGgaagcatatgatggttggaggatgttctttgacggagccacaaatttcaaaagagtaGGCATTGGAGTAGTTCTGGTATCAGAAACGGGTAAGCATTAACCGgtatttgcttgtgcaccaggtgcaAGGAAAATAGGCTACcaagaattccaaaatatttcCATAACTGCACCATGTGTAGGAATTTAAAAGGAGGTTCACGAAgctagaattccgacatgtgcctagaatttagaatgagttcgccgatgtattagccactttgtcatcaatgatacaacatccagataagaactatattgatcccattctggtgaggatccataattaaccggcatattgtgctcatgtagaggaagaagaagatggaaaTCCTTGGTTACATGACATAAAACAGTacctatcaaaaggagaatacacagagcatgcaaatcacattaaaaaacgcacactccggagattgtcaaatcacttcttccacagcggaagAAACTTATACAGAAGAACTCCAGATTTGGGTTTACtgaggtgtgtcgatgcaaatgaagcttctaagctacttgagtatgtgcatgctgggacatgcggcccgcacatgaatggttttgttctagccaagaagatactcagggcaggttacttttggatgaccatggagatggATAGTAtttagtatgtccgcaaatgctttcaatgtcaagtacatgcctacatgataaaagtgccatcagacgagctcaatgcaacaagctctccttggccattcaccgcctggggaatggatgttatttgtCCGATTGAGCCCACAGCTTCAAACAGACgccggtttattctggtagccattgattatttcacaaaatgggtagaatccgcatcttacaaagttgtaaccaagaaagttgttgcagattttgtcaaggatcgtattgcttgccgattcggagttcctgagtccattatcactgataatgccgccaacctcaacagtgatctgatgaaagctatatgggaaaccttcaaaatcaagcacacgAATTCCACctcctatagacctcagatgaatagagctgtggaagccgccaacaagaacattaagaagatactaaggaaaattgtagagaatcacaagcagtggcatgagaagttaccctttgctctattAGGGTACCTCACCACGGTTCGCACGTCAAccagggcaaccccctatatgctggtttatggtaccgaggctgtcatcccagccgaggtagagattccttctttaagtgTTATagaggaagctgaactcagcgatgtagAATGGATAAGAAGTCACTATGAACAGTTAGCctttatcgatggaaagagaatgatcGCATTAAGTCACGGCCAACTCTATCAGAATAAAATGagcagagccttcaacaaaagggtcaaacaaAGACAGTtagcaccagggcagctggtattgaagaaaattttcccacaccaagatgaagccaaagggaaattccctcccaactggcaaggtctgtATATGGTTCATatagtactaacaggaggagcactcatacttatagagatggatggagagatctggccaaaatcaatcaatttagacgcagtcaagagatactatgcctagattattttacattttcttttctgatgtaattgaactacgcttgacccgattcctgtttaagaggggatatgtaggcagccttatgggtttggtcatatcataataaaattttcattccccccCCCTCAAAATcaaaaactggggtagaattttgaggagggtcctcaaaattcccgAGAAAGTCCAGCCAGCACCATCACATGCCAGAAGTTAGTCATCACTCAAGAACTATGGTAGAATTTttataagggttctcaaaattccGAGGAAAATTCAGCAAGGTTCGCCATCCAAAAACGgttaaaaatcatctaccaaactggagcaaaattttgaggaggaccctcaaaattccaacataagaaaCCTTCAATGCCTTTGGAATGTGTCACAGTCGCCAGTTCATCAAAAGTTACTTGAGATATCAATATACTTCCAAAACAATTCTATTTTATCAATgaatgcatattttcgaaaattcTATTTTTATAACAGTCAGGTactacctaggggaactcgaagggGGCTTCTAGAGTGGAGCAATGCAAGGCCGACAGacaaagcaagaaccaacctTACCTCATGaaacttacgatttttctttgagCGCAGACACATTTGACGATAACCTTCGTACACAAAGCATATTCACCATCCATCCAGTGCGTAGACGCTGAACATATCCTAGCTAAGATATACTCTACTCTTATCTGTtattttctctttgcatgagtctaatcccagactctacttgcataaggctaaacaatGCCTTCATCCTTGCATGagtttaagctctacctctatatttgcatgaggttaagatctacctccatatttgcataaggctaagcgttgccttccatttgcatgggactaagccctgccCCTaattttgcatgaggttaagctctacctccatatttgcataaggctaaacgcTACCTTCTCTTTTCATGAGAATAAgatctgtctccaatcttgcatgagtctaatccctgactccatatttgcataaggctaagcattgccttccatttgcatgggactaagccctatcccgacgaatcttgcataaggttaagctctacctccatatttgcataaggctaagcgctgccttctctttgcatgagactaagctctatctccaatcttgcatgagtaaaatccctgactccatatttgcatgagggatccttgcctccacacctacatgagtctaagccttgactccatatttgcatgagtctaatcccggactccatatttgcataaggctaagtattgccttctcttcgcatgagtctaatccctgactccatatttgcatgaggctgatcattgcctccacacctgcatgagtctaagacctgactccatatttgcatgagtctaatcctgactccatatttgcataaggctaaacactgccttctctctgcatgagtctaagccttgactccatatttgcatgaggttgatccttgcctccatacctgcatgagtctaagccctgactccatatttgcatgaggctaatccttgcctccccgttTGCATAAGGTTAATACCTGCCTCCCCACTTGTACGGGACTAAACACTGTCCCTCTTTGCACcaatatttctctattttctactactatctacctacttttcaatcgggctaaactCTGCCCTCTACTTCGCAAGACTAAaccttgtcttgttacatcatattattgcatatcatgggatGAAACATCGCCAatctgtccaaaggcatcatagtctaaaggcaccatcctcataacCGGAAGACACCAAGCTATGgcttgaggatctctcaaatttgcatatcattattcaaaggcgtcatggttcggaggcaccattttcatggacCAAGAACataatttcatggcctgcgaatccctcattaAATAATTCATGGCCCTGGActtcatctttaaccgtccgaagacaacgtTCATTGTcaaaagggaatttgcatcatgtttaaatttttgcaaaaaCGTGTGTACCATCTTTTATCTACAGGTAACTAGTAAGAAACCGCTATCCTAGCATGAGCAATCTCGCTCCGTTTCACTCCAACCATCCCGAGCCTTAACCGCTCATCGTAGCCGCTTCcacatctcgtgtccgttcttacaACAATTTCATCTGCATACTCTGtaggtgaatccagaactacacatggcctgattccagtaaaactagggatatgtaggcaactcaaaaaccGGAGCTCGTCCTTTGTCTTTCAAAgcatcccatccggtcaaaattggccatcatttctttatccgaaaactctttcaaccttcccgggtaaagaggggcaactgttgatacccaattatttcccatatattttaaatatgcataaataccttcaaaatagcatatatatatatatatatatatatatatatatatatatatatatatatatatatatatatatatatatatattcatatataagcatgcaaaaggtttttcattatttttccataattttaagggtttaaattaatttattttctccccttttatttataaaatctccaataattatttccaaaattattattataatgatttattcatttaatttctatacttatgccaaaatatagataatttaatttttatgcattttataattatatttaatatttttaaagctaatttgcatataattgcaatgttagcccattttaaggtataattatattttatatgcataaaattagtccctatatttttaaaatgttaattatgtattttttattGTTTTGTCACCTTAAATTATTTTCTAGATATTACCTATGATTTTtctataaattaaaatagggaaaaactggctatttaaataataccagatttggctttcaattgtagcccaaatcggATCCAATCCCCAATAAAATTTCCTATTAATTGACCTGATCCAGACCCTATAAACTCTTACCCAAACCCGGAGCCCACCTACCCGGttgaatcctgaccgttgatgtcctagatcaacggtccaaacaAGCCCCATCCTTTTTTAATCATaaagaccccctaaccctaatcacttttccaAACTTGCTgccttcagatgctctcatctcccttctctctcaacctaaccctaatcacttttcaaccgccgcctccttctccggtcatctccggcgactACCTCTCAACCCCAAGCCTCGAATGGTCACTCCACCCCATTGCccatcatctctaaggccttcaaggaTCCTAGGCCATGCCGATTTGGATCTAGGGTTTCTGTTTCTATTACTCATGGCTTCTCCGGtatgattttgggcaaaatcacacttTATATGTCACGATCGGTGAAGTTTACAACAGATTTTTTCaatttctatttgggtttcctttgaaaccctgaCTCTCGTCTGAATCTCTTAGATTTGTGCTATTTTTATGCTTGAAGTCTGTTTCTTCCTATGTTTTGCACTATTCTCGAACTTCTTCTGAAAGACCCTCTACTTCAAACCATTTTACTTTCTTAAAAAAATTAGGGCTTACTCGGAGTTCTTTCTACACCTGTTTTAACCAATTTTCTTTATGACTAAACCTCTTTCC
Coding sequences within:
- the LOC138879028 gene encoding uncharacterized protein, which produces MNRAVEAANKNIKKILRKIVENHKQWHEKLPFALLGYLTTVRTSTRATPYMLVYGTEAVIPAEVEIPSLSVIEEAELSDVEWIRSHYEQLAFIDGKRMIALSHGQLYQNKMSRAFNKRVKQRQLAPGQLVLKKIFPHQDEAKGKFPPNWQGGCLITESLTVVPGSPGGRLIADTSTVLPCSPGWVSVSLQSELNLY